One Aegilops tauschii subsp. strangulata cultivar AL8/78 chromosome 7, Aet v6.0, whole genome shotgun sequence genomic window carries:
- the LOC109759714 gene encoding aspartyl protease family protein At5g10770-like, with protein MVSPVLWCALLCSLYSVALGGDEHNFVVVPASSFEPEAACSTSVTSELPNRASVPLAHRHGPCAPSGASGKPSLAERLRRDRARANYITGKASARTRMLSAGDASVPTFLGDSVDSLEYVVTLGIGTPAVQQTVLIDTGSDLSWVQCAPCNSTQCYPQKDPLFDPSKSSTFAPIPCATDACKALSVDSYDNGCTNGTDGASLCGYAIEYGNRAVTTGVYSTEMLTLNTGVSVSNFSFGCGSNQHGPYDKFDGLLGLGGAPESLVSQTSSVYGGAFSYCLPPASGSAGFLTLGAPSNNTADFLFTPMRRLSPELATFYVVTLTGISVAGKVLDIPPAVFSKGMIIDSGTVITGLPKTAYAALRSAFQSAMSQYPLLPPSENGLDTCYNFTGNSSVTVPKVALTFSGGTTVDLSVPSGVLVEGCLAFRGERSDSIGGIIGNVNQRTLELLYDSGRGSVGFRAGAC; from the coding sequence ATGGTTTCCCCCGTGCTCTGGTGCGCTCTGTTATGCAGCCTCTACTCGGTCGCGCTTGGAGGCGACGAGCACAACTTCGTCGTGGTGCCGGCTAGCTCCTTCGAGCCAGAAGCAGCATGCTCCACATCAGTAACTTCTGAGCTGCCAAACCGTGCGTCCGTGCCGCTGGCGCACCGGCACGGACCGTGCGCGCCCTCGGGTGCCAGCGGCAAGCCGTCTCTTGCCGAGAGGCTCCGCAGAGACCGCGCCCGCGCCAACTACATCACGGGCAAGGCCTCGGCGCGCACGAGAATGTTGTCAGCAGGAGACGCGAGCGTCCCGACGTTCCTCGGCGACTCCGTCGACTCGCTCGAGTACGTGGTCACCCTGGGCATCGGCACGCCGGCCGTGCAGCAGACCGTGCTCATCGACACCGGCAGCGACCTGTCGTGGGTGCAGTGCGCGCCCTGCAATTCCACGCAATGCTACCCGCAGAAGGACCCCCTGTTCGACCCGAGCAAGTCGTCCACATTCGCGCCCATCCCCTGCGCCACCGACGCGTGCAAGGCGCTCTCGGTCGACAGCTACGACAACGGCTGCACCAACGGCACGGATGGCGCCTCCCTGTGCGGGTACGCGATCGAGTACGGCAACCGCGCGGTCACCACGGGGGTGTACAGCACGGAGATGCTCACCCTCAACACCGGCGTCTCCGTCAGCAACTTCAGCTTCGGCTGCGGCAGCAACCAGCACGGGCCCTACGACAAGTTCGACGGCCTCCTCGGCCTCGGCGGCGCGCCGGAGTCGCTCGTGTCGCAGACGTCGTCCGTGTACGGCGGCGCCTTCTCCTACTGCCTCCCGCCGGCCAGCGGCAGCGCCGGGTTCCTCACCCTCGGCGCGCCGAGCAACAACACGGCCGACTTCCTGTTCACGCCAATGCGCCGCCTATCCCCGGAGCTCGCGACGTTCTACGTCGTCACGCTCACCGGCATAAGCGTCGCCGGGAAAGTGCTGGACATCCCGCCGGCGGTGTTCTCCAAGGGCATGATCATCGACTCCGGCACGGTCATCACGGGGCTCCCGAAGACGGCCTACGCGGCGCTGCGGTCGGCGTTCCAGAGCGCCATGTCCCAGTACCCGCTCCTGCCGCCGTCGGAGAACGGGCTCGACACGTGCTACAACTTCACCGGCAACAGCAGCGTCACCGTGCCCAAGGTGGCCCTCACGTTCAGCGGCGGCACCACCGTCGACCTCAGCGTGCCGTCGGGGGTTCTGGTGGAAGGATGCCTCGCCTTCAGGGGAGAAAGGTCCGACAGCATCGGCGGGATCATCGGCAACGTGAATCAGCGTACCTTGGAGCTCTTGTACGATTCTGGCCGCGGAAGCGTCGGGTTCAGAGCTGGTGCCTGCTGA